A genomic segment from Streptomyces sp. NBC_00459 encodes:
- a CDS encoding cupin domain-containing protein, producing the protein MCASSDGRRTQDLEVSVTDTTSEQTERKLLDELYADFEDAGLIPLWTQVDGLMPMSPQPAAVPHLWRWTELLPIAQRSGELVPVGRGGERRAMALSNPGLPGLPFATPTLWTAIQYLGPREIAPSHRHSQGAFRFVLEGEGVWTNVDGDAVAMGRGDLLLTPSWAFHEHQNVTDKPMAWLDGLDIPLVSKLDAGFFEFGPDELSTRETPEHSRGERLWGHPGLRPISRPDQPNSPLGAYRWEHTDAALTAQLELEDEGVAGVIEPGHAGVRFSNPTTGRDALVTMRTEMRRLRAGAQTASVRSVGSAVWQVFEGEAVARVGDKVFEIATGDLFVVPSWCEVSLSARTQVDLFRFSDEPVYEALGLARTSRGEHK; encoded by the coding sequence ATGTGCGCTTCTTCCGACGGTCGCCGAACACAAGACCTGGAGGTCTCCGTGACCGATACCACCAGTGAACAGACCGAGCGCAAGCTGCTCGACGAGCTGTACGCGGACTTCGAGGACGCGGGTCTGATCCCGCTGTGGACGCAGGTGGACGGCCTCATGCCGATGTCGCCGCAGCCCGCCGCGGTACCGCACCTGTGGCGGTGGACGGAGCTGCTGCCCATCGCGCAGCGCTCCGGAGAGCTCGTACCGGTGGGGCGTGGCGGCGAGCGCCGTGCCATGGCACTGTCCAACCCCGGTCTCCCGGGCCTTCCCTTCGCCACCCCGACCCTGTGGACCGCGATCCAGTACCTGGGGCCGCGCGAGATAGCCCCCTCGCACCGGCACAGCCAGGGAGCCTTCCGGTTCGTTCTCGAAGGCGAGGGCGTGTGGACCAACGTCGACGGCGACGCGGTCGCGATGGGGCGGGGTGACCTGCTGCTCACGCCGAGCTGGGCCTTCCACGAGCACCAGAACGTCACCGACAAGCCGATGGCCTGGCTCGACGGACTCGACATCCCCCTCGTCTCCAAACTGGACGCGGGGTTCTTCGAGTTCGGCCCCGACGAACTCTCCACCCGCGAAACCCCCGAACACTCGCGCGGTGAGCGACTGTGGGGTCACCCTGGGCTGCGCCCGATCAGCCGGCCCGACCAGCCCAACTCCCCGCTGGGCGCCTACCGCTGGGAGCACACCGACGCCGCCCTGACCGCCCAGCTGGAGCTGGAGGACGAAGGCGTAGCCGGAGTGATCGAGCCCGGGCACGCCGGAGTCCGCTTCTCCAACCCGACCACCGGCCGGGACGCCCTGGTCACGATGCGCACCGAGATGCGCCGACTGCGGGCCGGAGCACAGACCGCCTCCGTGCGTTCGGTCGGCTCCGCGGTCTGGCAGGTGTTCGAGGGCGAGGCGGTCGCCCGAGTCGGCGACAAGGTCTTCGAGATCGCCACGGGCGACCTGTTCGTCGTCCCGTCCTGGTGCGAGGTCTCGCTGTCCGCCCGCACCCAGGTCGACCTGTTCCGTTTCAGCGACGAGCCCGTCTACGAAGCCCTGGGACTCGCCCGTACCTCCCGAGGAGAACACAAGTGA
- a CDS encoding antibiotic biosynthesis monooxygenase family protein, translated as MLNFGQLDESTNFHDQQKEKVGPVTIINTFVAPEGKEDEVVAAWTDDAEYMKKSGSLLAVQLYRGIGGSRLFTNVAVWKSTEHLRAALGTPEFASHLAGYPAGTVAYPHLYQKVAVEGICEGE; from the coding sequence ATGCTCAATTTCGGACAGCTCGACGAGTCCACCAACTTCCACGACCAGCAGAAGGAGAAGGTCGGCCCGGTCACCATCATCAACACGTTTGTCGCTCCGGAGGGCAAGGAGGACGAGGTGGTGGCCGCCTGGACGGACGACGCGGAGTACATGAAGAAGTCGGGGAGCCTCCTCGCGGTGCAGCTGTACCGCGGAATCGGCGGCAGCCGGCTGTTCACCAACGTCGCGGTCTGGAAATCCACCGAACACCTCCGTGCGGCGCTCGGCACGCCGGAGTTCGCCTCGCACCTGGCGGGCTACCCGGCCGGCACCGTCGCCTACCCGCACCTGTACCAGAAGGTCGCTGTCGAGGGCATCTGCGAAGGGGAATGA
- a CDS encoding FAD-dependent monooxygenase produces the protein MMKVACIGAGPGGLFFATLLKRSRPGAEVVVFERNGPDDTFGFGVVFSDATLDAIDAADPVLSEALEKHGRHWDDIEVRVHGARERVGGMGMAAVVRKTLLSLLQERARAQGVRMRFQHEIRDPAELDDFDLVVVCDGANSRFRTVFADDFGPTADVASAKFVWFGTSYMFDGLTFVHQDGPHGVFAAHAYPIGDSLSTFIVETDADSWARAGLDTFDPSTPPGPSDEKTKAYLEDLFREQIDGHPLVGNNSRWANFATRRASSWRRGKWVLLGDAAHTAHFSVGSGTKMAMEDAVALAEALGESPHSVPEALDAYESRRRPKVEKIQNSARPSLSWWEHFGRYVRSFDDPTQFAFHFLTRSIPRGKLAVRDAAYVDRVDGWWREHHGAPPLETPFRSGTFRLPSRRVAVGDDLLTGTDGTAIPMVPFGGQPSEAGVWIDAPDTEEGLPLALDQVRETAESGAPLVGVRGGTTLTRVLVAEEARLAHSLPAAVIGAYDDDTATTLLLSGRADLVGGVK, from the coding sequence ATGATGAAAGTTGCCTGCATCGGCGCAGGTCCCGGAGGACTGTTCTTCGCGACCCTGCTCAAGCGGAGCCGACCCGGCGCGGAGGTCGTGGTCTTCGAACGCAACGGCCCCGACGACACGTTCGGCTTCGGAGTGGTCTTCTCCGACGCCACCCTCGACGCCATCGACGCCGCCGACCCCGTCCTCAGTGAGGCGCTGGAGAAGCACGGCCGGCACTGGGACGACATCGAGGTCCGCGTGCACGGCGCACGGGAACGCGTCGGCGGCATGGGCATGGCCGCTGTCGTACGCAAGACGCTGCTGAGCCTGTTGCAGGAGAGGGCCCGCGCCCAGGGCGTTCGGATGCGCTTCCAGCACGAGATCCGTGATCCCGCCGAATTGGACGACTTCGACCTGGTCGTGGTGTGCGACGGCGCCAACAGCCGCTTCCGCACGGTGTTCGCCGACGACTTCGGACCGACGGCGGACGTGGCGAGCGCGAAGTTCGTCTGGTTCGGCACCTCGTACATGTTCGACGGGCTCACCTTCGTCCACCAGGACGGCCCGCACGGTGTCTTCGCCGCCCACGCCTATCCGATCGGCGACTCGCTGAGCACCTTCATCGTCGAGACCGACGCCGACTCCTGGGCCAGGGCCGGACTCGACACCTTCGATCCCTCGACCCCGCCGGGCCCGAGCGACGAGAAGACCAAGGCCTACCTGGAGGACCTCTTCCGCGAGCAGATCGACGGGCACCCGCTGGTCGGCAACAACTCCCGCTGGGCCAACTTCGCCACGCGCAGGGCCAGTTCGTGGCGGCGTGGGAAGTGGGTGCTGCTGGGCGACGCGGCGCACACCGCGCACTTCTCCGTCGGATCCGGCACCAAGATGGCCATGGAGGACGCCGTCGCGCTGGCCGAGGCCCTGGGGGAGTCACCGCACAGCGTGCCCGAGGCACTCGACGCCTACGAGTCGCGCCGCCGCCCCAAGGTCGAGAAGATCCAGAACTCGGCGCGGCCCAGCCTGTCGTGGTGGGAGCACTTCGGCCGCTACGTCCGCTCGTTCGACGATCCGACGCAGTTCGCCTTCCACTTCCTCACCCGCAGCATCCCGCGCGGCAAACTCGCCGTGCGTGACGCGGCGTACGTGGACCGCGTCGACGGATGGTGGCGCGAACACCACGGGGCACCGCCCCTGGAGACACCTTTCCGCAGTGGGACGTTCAGGCTTCCCTCACGCCGCGTGGCAGTCGGCGACGACCTCCTGACCGGGACGGACGGCACCGCCATCCCGATGGTCCCCTTCGGCGGTCAGCCGTCCGAGGCGGGTGTGTGGATCGACGCCCCGGACACCGAGGAGGGTCTGCCTCTCGCCCTCGATCAGGTGCGTGAGACGGCGGAATCGGGCGCCCCGCTCGTCGGCGTACGCGGTGGTACGACGCTGACCCGCGTACTGGTCGCCGAGGAAGCCCGACTCGCGCACAGCCTGCCGGCGGCGGTCATCGGCGCGTACGACGACGACACCGCGACCACCCTCCTGCTGTCCGGCCGGGCCGACCTCGTCGGAGGCGTCAAGTGA
- a CDS encoding TetR/AcrR family transcriptional regulator, whose amino-acid sequence MNEPPHRRQPTPGNPRVQRTRNRVLAVARELLPQVGPAGLTYALLAERADVTRQTLYRHWPNRAALLFDLVLEGPDLGNYPEPGSDVGAVATAWLKSLRAGVSVPSVRTAALAVTAQADHDPDSARALVRIGEDRYVGFNRLLEPAGIQISEDEFTLLYGPVLARLFLDRGQVTDAFIEAVVAQWLTMLRPVGAPQDAER is encoded by the coding sequence ATGAACGAGCCTCCCCACCGCCGTCAGCCGACTCCGGGCAACCCGCGCGTGCAGCGCACCCGCAACCGCGTGCTGGCCGTCGCGCGAGAACTGCTGCCTCAGGTCGGACCGGCCGGGCTGACCTATGCGCTGCTGGCCGAGCGGGCAGATGTCACCCGTCAGACCCTCTACCGGCACTGGCCCAACCGGGCCGCACTGCTCTTCGACCTCGTCCTGGAAGGCCCCGACCTCGGCAACTATCCGGAACCGGGCAGCGACGTGGGCGCCGTGGCCACCGCCTGGCTGAAGAGCCTGCGTGCCGGGGTCAGCGTGCCGTCCGTGCGAACCGCGGCTCTGGCCGTCACCGCCCAGGCCGACCACGACCCGGACAGTGCCCGGGCACTCGTCCGCATCGGCGAAGACCGCTACGTCGGCTTCAACAGACTGCTGGAACCTGCAGGCATCCAGATCAGCGAAGACGAGTTCACCCTGCTGTACGGGCCCGTCCTCGCCCGGCTCTTCCTCGACCGTGGCCAGGTCACCGACGCCTTCATCGAGGCGGTCGTGGCCCAGTGGCTCACCATGCTGCGGCCTGTCGGCGCACCGCAGGACGCGGAGCGGTAG
- a CDS encoding (2,3-dihydroxybenzoyl)adenylate synthase — translation MREGFVPWPEETADRYRESGYWRGRPLGAYLHEWAETYGDAVAVVDGATRLTYRQLVDRTDGLACRLLDSGLSPGDAMLVQLPNGWEFVTLTLACLRAGIAPVMALPAHRGHELRYLAAHAEVASIAVPDRLGDFDHQALGREVAEATPSVRLLLVAGGTAGNDATDLRALAEPAADPAAARARLDRIAPDSGDIAVFLLSGGTTGLPKLITRTHDDYEYNARRSAEVCGLDSDTVYLVSLPAGHNFPLACPGILGTLMNGGRVVLARTPDPDKALPLMAAEGVTATAAVPAVVQRWIDAVASGRHTAPPALRLLQVGGARLAPEVARRVEPVLGGTLQQVFGMAEGLLNYTRPDDPDDIRIETQGRPMCPDDEILVVDASDNPVPPGGMGSLLTRGPYTPRGYYRADEHNARAFTPDGWYRTGDIVRVHPSGNLVVEGRDKDMINRGGEKISAEEVENLVYRLPGVARVAAVAKADPDLGERVCAVVVVEPGTHLTLESVRAALTAMQVARYKLPEDLLVVDELPLTKVGKIDKKRLRDVVRDRADPVEAV, via the coding sequence ATGCGTGAGGGATTCGTCCCCTGGCCCGAGGAAACGGCCGACCGCTACCGCGAATCGGGATACTGGCGAGGCAGGCCCCTGGGTGCCTACCTCCACGAATGGGCCGAGACCTACGGCGACGCGGTGGCCGTCGTGGACGGCGCCACCCGACTGACCTACCGTCAACTCGTCGACCGTACGGACGGACTGGCGTGCCGACTGCTGGACTCGGGCCTCAGCCCCGGTGACGCGATGCTCGTCCAGCTGCCCAACGGCTGGGAGTTCGTCACGCTCACCCTGGCCTGTCTGCGGGCCGGGATCGCCCCTGTGATGGCACTGCCCGCACACCGGGGCCATGAACTGCGATACCTGGCCGCACACGCCGAGGTCGCCTCGATCGCCGTACCCGACCGGCTGGGCGACTTCGACCATCAGGCACTGGGGCGGGAGGTCGCCGAAGCCACGCCGAGCGTAAGGCTGTTGCTCGTCGCGGGTGGCACGGCAGGCAACGACGCCACGGATCTGCGTGCCCTGGCCGAGCCGGCCGCCGACCCGGCCGCCGCAAGGGCCCGGCTCGACCGGATCGCCCCGGACAGCGGCGACATCGCTGTCTTCCTGCTCTCAGGCGGTACGACAGGACTGCCGAAGCTCATCACCCGCACCCACGACGACTACGAGTACAACGCGCGCCGCAGCGCGGAAGTGTGCGGCCTCGACTCCGACACCGTCTACCTGGTGTCACTGCCCGCCGGGCACAACTTCCCCCTGGCCTGCCCCGGCATCCTGGGCACCCTCATGAACGGTGGCCGGGTGGTCCTTGCCCGTACCCCCGACCCCGACAAGGCGCTGCCCCTCATGGCAGCCGAAGGCGTGACGGCCACCGCCGCCGTACCGGCCGTCGTCCAGCGCTGGATCGACGCCGTGGCCTCCGGCCGTCACACCGCCCCACCCGCGCTGCGGCTGTTGCAGGTAGGTGGCGCCCGCCTCGCGCCGGAGGTCGCCCGCCGTGTCGAACCCGTACTCGGCGGCACGCTCCAGCAGGTGTTCGGCATGGCGGAGGGGCTGCTGAACTACACGCGCCCCGACGACCCCGACGACATCAGGATCGAGACGCAGGGGCGCCCCATGTGCCCGGACGACGAGATCCTCGTCGTCGACGCCTCCGACAACCCGGTCCCGCCAGGAGGGATGGGCTCGCTGCTCACCCGCGGCCCGTACACCCCACGCGGCTACTACCGGGCGGACGAGCACAACGCCCGCGCGTTCACCCCTGACGGCTGGTACCGCACCGGCGACATCGTCCGGGTGCACCCCTCGGGCAACCTCGTCGTCGAGGGACGCGACAAGGACATGATCAACCGGGGCGGCGAGAAGATCTCCGCGGAGGAGGTGGAGAACTTGGTCTACCGCCTGCCCGGTGTCGCCCGCGTCGCCGCCGTCGCGAAGGCCGACCCCGACCTGGGGGAGCGGGTGTGCGCGGTCGTGGTCGTCGAACCGGGAACCCACCTGACCCTCGAATCAGTACGCGCCGCTCTCACCGCCATGCAGGTGGCCCGCTACAAACTCCCCGAAGACCTGCTGGTCGTGGACGAGTTGCCGCTGACGAAGGTCGGCAAGATCGACAAGAAACGTCTGCGGGATGTCGTCCGTGACAGGGCAGACCCCGTCGAGGCGGTGTGA
- a CDS encoding maleylpyruvate isomerase family mycothiol-dependent enzyme: MSARPAATLEWAAKGTAAFEAAVHWLTDSGLTGPSYLPGWSRAHVVAHVARNADALVNLVTWARTGVETPMYASGDQRAREIEEGARRPAEELRADLLTADGRLAGELAALPDECWEATVRTARGREVPVSQVPWMRVREVWVHTVDLNITTFDDVPHDVCAALVDDVAAAFRTRPDCPPVELRIKGDVRTWTLGALGGAEPVVVSGDLPSLAAYATGRPVPGPLNPVGGQSPPKLPAWL, translated from the coding sequence GTGAGCGCCCGCCCGGCCGCGACGCTGGAGTGGGCGGCCAAGGGCACGGCGGCTTTCGAAGCCGCCGTGCACTGGCTGACCGACTCGGGGCTCACCGGGCCCTCGTACCTGCCGGGCTGGAGCAGGGCCCACGTCGTCGCCCATGTCGCCCGCAACGCCGACGCCCTCGTCAACCTGGTGACCTGGGCGCGGACAGGCGTCGAGACGCCCATGTACGCCAGCGGCGACCAGCGTGCGCGCGAGATCGAGGAAGGTGCCCGGCGCCCGGCCGAGGAGCTGCGTGCCGACCTGCTCACGGCCGACGGCCGTCTCGCCGGGGAACTCGCCGCACTGCCGGACGAGTGCTGGGAAGCGACCGTCCGCACCGCGCGAGGCCGTGAGGTACCCGTCTCCCAGGTGCCCTGGATGCGAGTGCGCGAGGTGTGGGTCCACACCGTCGACCTGAACATCACCACCTTCGACGATGTCCCGCACGACGTGTGCGCGGCGCTCGTCGACGACGTCGCCGCCGCTTTCCGGACCCGCCCGGACTGTCCCCCCGTCGAGCTCCGGATCAAGGGCGACGTCCGCACCTGGACCCTGGGCGCGCTCGGCGGCGCGGAGCCGGTCGTGGTCAGCGGCGACCTGCCGAGCCTGGCCGCCTACGCCACCGGACGCCCTGTGCCCGGCCCTCTGAATCCCGTCGGCGGCCAATCCCCGCCGAAGCTGCCCGCGTGGCTGTGA
- a CDS encoding alpha/beta fold hydrolase — protein sequence MSSRNLLEPVFARTRLGSGPGLLLAHGAGSSLAGTYGPVLEGLAARHTVVGIDYPGSGDTPRSTTPLSVDDLADQLIAAADAEGLDRFAVSGYSLGGPVAIRAATRHPERVTALVLTAAFPHRDNRLALASSVWSKIAASGDRELLAEFQLMMALGTQALESMPAEQLRQTLGYVAAGSADGSSEQTDLVGQVDVRHDLAGIKVPTLVVSTTDDRLTSPALHRQLAETIPGAQLAEIATGHLPMLERTEEWLQLTTDFLGKHHA from the coding sequence ATGTCATCCCGCAACCTGCTCGAGCCCGTGTTCGCCCGTACTCGCCTCGGCTCCGGCCCCGGCCTGCTCCTCGCCCACGGCGCCGGCAGCAGCCTGGCCGGCACCTACGGACCCGTCCTGGAAGGGCTCGCCGCCCGCCACACCGTCGTCGGCATCGACTACCCCGGCAGCGGCGACACCCCCCGCTCCACGACCCCGCTGTCCGTCGACGACCTCGCCGACCAGCTCATCGCCGCCGCCGACGCGGAGGGCCTCGACCGCTTCGCCGTGTCCGGATACTCGCTCGGCGGCCCGGTCGCCATCCGCGCCGCCACCCGCCACCCCGAGCGCGTCACCGCGCTCGTCCTGACCGCCGCGTTCCCGCACCGCGACAACCGGCTCGCTCTCGCCTCCTCGGTCTGGAGCAAGATCGCCGCGTCCGGCGACCGCGAACTGCTCGCCGAGTTCCAGCTCATGATGGCCCTCGGCACCCAGGCGCTGGAGTCGATGCCGGCCGAGCAGTTGCGGCAGACCCTCGGCTATGTCGCCGCCGGCTCGGCCGACGGCAGCTCCGAGCAGACCGACCTCGTCGGCCAGGTCGACGTACGGCACGACCTCGCCGGCATCAAGGTCCCCACCCTGGTCGTTTCGACCACCGACGACCGGCTCACCTCCCCCGCCCTGCACCGTCAGCTCGCCGAGACCATCCCCGGCGCCCAGCTCGCCGAAATCGCCACCGGCCACCTGCCGATGCTGGAGCGGACCGAGGAGTGGCTGCAGCTCACCACCGACTTCCTCGGCAAGCACCACGCCTGA
- a CDS encoding fumarylacetoacetate hydrolase family protein encodes MKLATIRVNGTTRAVRVDEAKAVDLGESDLVAFLRHGDWAARAADADGETYEGTLDYAPVVVAPEKVVCVGLNYRTHILEMGRELPSHPTLFSKFARALVGAYDDVTLPAASTQMDWEAELGVVIGAEVRHADTEQARAAIAGYTVLNDVTARDWQYRTTQWDQGKTFEATTPIGPWLVTADDPAVSAQGLSLTCEVDGDTVQKADTGDLVFDPATLVAYLSEIITLVPGDVIATGTPGGVGHARKPARYLHDGTALVTRIEGIGECRNTCRRETR; translated from the coding sequence GTGAAGCTCGCCACCATCCGGGTCAACGGCACCACGCGCGCCGTCCGTGTCGACGAGGCCAAGGCCGTGGACCTCGGGGAGAGCGACCTGGTGGCCTTCCTGCGCCACGGCGACTGGGCGGCACGTGCCGCGGACGCAGACGGCGAAACGTACGAAGGCACCCTGGACTACGCCCCCGTCGTCGTCGCGCCCGAGAAGGTCGTGTGTGTCGGCCTCAACTACCGCACCCACATTCTGGAGATGGGCCGCGAACTCCCCTCGCACCCCACACTGTTCTCCAAGTTCGCGCGAGCGCTGGTCGGTGCGTACGACGACGTGACCCTGCCCGCCGCGTCCACACAGATGGACTGGGAGGCCGAACTCGGCGTCGTCATCGGGGCCGAGGTCCGGCACGCCGACACGGAGCAGGCGCGGGCCGCGATCGCCGGGTACACCGTGCTGAACGACGTCACCGCCCGGGACTGGCAGTACCGCACCACCCAGTGGGACCAGGGCAAGACGTTCGAGGCCACCACCCCCATCGGACCGTGGCTGGTGACCGCCGACGACCCGGCGGTGTCCGCCCAGGGACTGAGCCTGACCTGTGAGGTCGACGGCGACACGGTCCAGAAGGCCGACACCGGTGACCTCGTCTTCGACCCGGCAACGCTGGTCGCGTACCTGTCCGAGATCATCACGCTGGTGCCCGGCGACGTGATCGCCACGGGCACTCCGGGCGGAGTCGGCCACGCCCGCAAGCCCGCCCGCTATCTGCACGACGGTACGGCCCTCGTCACCCGGATCGAGGGGATCGGCGAGTGCCGCAACACCTGCCGCCGCGAGACACGGTGA
- a CDS encoding IclR family transcriptional regulator, whose amino-acid sequence MENSVRPSPGPSYPVSAAGNALRVVRLLHELDELRVMDVADRLGVARSTAHRILAMLVFEGFAVQDSHKVYRPGPALQAIRGSRSTPPPDLITIAHPHLQRLADAVRETTHLMVLDGNGARFLDGVEGPQALRVSYRTGTLLPAHVTSGGKAMLAALPADRLRALYPNGLPGEGSDASGDVERLFNELVAVRRDGYAINLQESERGVHAVGACVRDRTGTAVAAVAVAAPSVRCTRASLAALSRPLLAAVQDIGQGL is encoded by the coding sequence ATGGAGAATTCAGTTCGTCCTTCGCCCGGCCCTTCGTATCCGGTGAGCGCCGCGGGCAACGCCCTGCGCGTGGTCCGGCTGCTGCACGAGCTCGACGAACTGCGGGTGATGGACGTCGCGGACCGGCTGGGCGTCGCACGCTCGACCGCGCACCGGATCCTGGCGATGCTCGTCTTCGAGGGATTCGCGGTGCAGGACAGCCACAAGGTGTACCGGCCCGGGCCGGCTCTGCAGGCGATCAGGGGAAGCCGGTCGACCCCTCCCCCGGACCTGATCACCATCGCCCACCCCCACCTTCAACGGCTGGCGGACGCCGTCCGTGAGACGACCCACCTGATGGTGCTCGATGGCAACGGAGCCCGCTTCCTGGACGGCGTGGAGGGCCCACAGGCGCTGCGGGTCAGCTATCGCACCGGCACGCTCCTGCCCGCCCATGTGACCTCGGGCGGAAAGGCCATGCTCGCGGCACTGCCGGCCGACCGGCTCCGGGCCCTCTACCCCAACGGGCTCCCCGGGGAGGGGTCCGACGCTTCCGGCGACGTGGAGCGCCTGTTCAACGAGCTGGTGGCGGTACGACGGGACGGCTACGCGATCAACCTGCAGGAGAGCGAGCGCGGAGTGCACGCCGTCGGTGCGTGTGTGCGTGACCGCACAGGCACCGCCGTGGCCGCCGTGGCGGTCGCGGCTCCGTCGGTCCGGTGCACCCGCGCGAGCCTGGCAGCGTTGTCCCGTCCCCTGCTGGCAGCCGTGCAGGACATCGGTCAGGGACTGTGA
- a CDS encoding acetate--CoA ligase family protein, with protein sequence MTALDPLFAPRAIAVLGASATPGKLGAAMTDSLASFPGPVLKVNAGRPDPDRGFFPTVAEAAASHGIAPDLVVSCIPAAATAGAIRDAANAGAHAALVCAGGFAESGDDGALHQQALAEVVRDTGIRVLGPNTSGFLAPHRRLTASFVPGVAGLEPGPVAVVAASGGVNHALAFALAEAGVGLRLGVGLGNSLDVTQADVLLHLAEDEDVRAVALHVETAAEGRRLTEAVRRLTDRIPVVALVVGRSDIGDFARSHTGALATSWRVTRAALRQAGAVLVDDERDLVDAVTALSRVRLPAHPRPGIGLVTAQAGPGLLLTDDLRSHGLQVPPLVERTVKELRELLPALTYLNNPVDTGRPSPALTQIVERVSQDPGIDVTAVYGLLEPTAVDLSGALATARTATPLVAVVGGPVEQARQARRELGAAGIPCAATPASGSVMIRALVEDAASRARRKAADVIVSGAPTLPLPGPVDEHTAKSVLGDLGIRTPLRRVCADPAAAHAALDELGGPVVVKILDAEILHKTEVGGVQVGIRSHEELDDALARMPASPALLVEQMAPAGPELIVGVRRDPVFGPVLALGAGGTAAEILGDVSLRLAPLSAHEADAMLDELATREMFLGARGTTPVDRARLTHVLLALASLATESAVAECEINPLRVLPDGDVVALDAVLLLRDPWDQGGSDDA encoded by the coding sequence GTGACCGCCCTCGACCCGCTGTTCGCACCCCGAGCCATCGCCGTACTCGGTGCTTCCGCCACACCCGGAAAACTCGGTGCGGCGATGACCGACTCGCTCGCCTCGTTCCCCGGACCGGTGCTGAAGGTCAACGCCGGCCGGCCGGATCCCGACCGGGGCTTCTTCCCGACCGTTGCCGAGGCCGCCGCGAGCCACGGCATCGCACCCGACCTGGTGGTGTCCTGTATCCCGGCCGCCGCCACTGCCGGGGCCATTCGCGACGCGGCGAACGCGGGAGCCCACGCCGCCCTCGTGTGCGCCGGCGGTTTCGCCGAATCCGGCGACGACGGCGCGCTGCACCAACAGGCCCTGGCCGAAGTGGTGCGGGACACCGGAATCCGGGTTCTCGGGCCGAACACGTCGGGCTTCCTCGCCCCGCACCGACGGCTGACGGCCAGTTTCGTCCCGGGCGTGGCCGGTCTGGAACCGGGTCCGGTGGCGGTGGTGGCCGCCAGTGGCGGAGTGAACCACGCGCTGGCCTTCGCCCTTGCCGAGGCCGGCGTCGGTCTGCGCCTGGGGGTCGGGCTGGGCAACAGCCTGGACGTCACCCAGGCCGACGTCCTGCTCCACCTCGCCGAGGACGAGGACGTACGGGCCGTCGCCCTGCACGTGGAGACCGCCGCGGAAGGGCGCCGTCTCACCGAGGCCGTACGCCGCCTGACCGACCGGATCCCCGTCGTGGCCCTGGTCGTCGGACGCAGCGACATCGGCGACTTCGCCCGCTCCCACACCGGCGCCCTGGCCACCTCCTGGCGCGTCACCAGGGCAGCGTTGCGGCAGGCCGGAGCCGTCCTCGTCGACGACGAACGCGACCTCGTCGACGCCGTCACCGCGCTCAGCCGCGTACGGCTCCCCGCCCACCCACGTCCGGGCATCGGCCTGGTCACCGCACAGGCCGGACCCGGACTGCTGCTCACCGACGACCTGCGCTCCCACGGCCTGCAGGTCCCGCCCCTGGTCGAACGGACGGTGAAGGAACTGCGCGAGCTGCTCCCCGCACTCACCTACCTGAACAACCCCGTGGACACCGGCCGCCCGTCGCCCGCGCTCACGCAGATCGTGGAGCGGGTCTCCCAGGACCCGGGCATCGACGTCACCGCCGTGTACGGACTACTGGAGCCCACAGCCGTGGACCTTTCGGGCGCTCTGGCCACCGCCCGCACCGCCACCCCGCTCGTCGCCGTCGTCGGCGGGCCCGTGGAGCAGGCGCGACAGGCCCGCCGGGAACTCGGCGCGGCCGGCATTCCCTGTGCGGCCACACCGGCCTCGGGATCGGTCATGATCCGCGCGCTCGTCGAGGACGCGGCCTCCCGAGCCCGTCGGAAGGCCGCCGACGTCATCGTGTCCGGTGCACCCACCCTGCCGCTGCCGGGTCCGGTCGACGAGCACACCGCCAAGAGTGTCCTCGGGGACCTGGGTATCCGCACGCCTCTGAGGCGCGTGTGCGCCGATCCCGCGGCGGCGCACGCCGCTCTCGACGAGCTCGGCGGACCGGTCGTCGTGAAGATCCTCGACGCGGAGATCCTGCACAAGACGGAAGTCGGCGGGGTCCAGGTCGGCATCCGCAGCCACGAAGAGCTCGACGACGCCCTCGCCCGCATGCCCGCGAGCCCCGCACTGCTGGTGGAACAGATGGCCCCCGCCGGCCCCGAACTCATCGTCGGAGTACGCCGCGACCCGGTGTTCGGCCCCGTGCTGGCTCTGGGCGCCGGGGGAACCGCCGCCGAAATCCTCGGCGACGTCTCCCTGCGCCTCGCGCCCCTGTCCGCACACGAGGCCGACGCCATGCTCGACGAGCTCGCCACCCGCGAGATGTTCCTCGGCGCACGCGGCACCACCCCGGTCGACCGCGCGCGGCTCACCCACGTACTGCTCGCCCTGGCCTCCCTCGCCACCGAAAGCGCCGTGGCCGAGTGTGAGATCAACCCTTTGCGCGTCCTGCCCGACGGCGACGTCGTCGCACTGGACGCCGTGCTGCTCCTGCGTGACCCATGGGATCAAGGAGGATCCGACGATGCGTGA